From a region of the Theobroma cacao cultivar B97-61/B2 chromosome 8, Criollo_cocoa_genome_V2, whole genome shotgun sequence genome:
- the LOC18593136 gene encoding sucrose transport protein SUC2 produces MENGDIIQSPSPLRKIVTIAAIAAGIQFGWALQLSLLTPYVQTLGVPHTWAAFIWLCGPISGLLVQPIVGYNSDRCTSRFGRRRPFIAAGATFVSIAVFLIGFAKDMGHHAGDSLESPTKPRAVAIFVVGFWILDVANNMLQGPCRALLADLSANDHKKMRTANGWFSFFMAVGNVLGYAAGSYSHLYRIFPFTRTKACDVYCANLKSCFTIDIMILLLVTVTAVTTVKEDPLTKQVQEEETKTQAAFVGEIVTAFKTLKKPMWILLLVTCLNWIAWFPFLLFDTDWMGTEVYGGKVKGNANQVKMYSDGVRAGALGLMINSIVLGLTSLALEPVGRLIGGVKNLWAIVNFILCACLASTVLITKIAEAWRKHNGADLVHPPLNIKGSALAVFGLLGIPLAVTFSIPFALASIYCSNAGGGQGLSLGVLNMSIVIPQMFVSVVSGPLDAAFGGGNLPAFVLGSMAAAVSALLAILALPKPPKQICLSPGMGGGH; encoded by the exons ATGGAAAACGGAGATATCATCCAGTCTCCAAGCCCGCTTAGGAAGATCGTCACCATTGCAGCCATCGCCGCCGGCATCCAGTTCGGATGGGCGCTCCAGCTCTCCCTTCTAACCCCATACGTCCAAACCCTCGGTGTCCCCCACACCTGGGCTGCTTTCATTTGGCTTTGTGGCCCTATTTCTGGCCTCCTCGTTCAACCCATTGTAGGCTACAACAGTGACCGTTGCACCTCTCGCTTTGGTCGCCGCCGACCCTTTATTGCCGCCGGAGCTACCTTCGTCTCTATTGCTGTATTCCTCATCGGTTTCGCCAAAGATATGGGGCACCATGCTGGTGATTCCTTGGAGAGTCCCACGAAACCAAGAGCGGTTGCTATCTTTGTTGTAGGATTTTGGATTCTTGATGTGGCTAACAACATGTTACAAGGTCCATGTCGTGCTCTTCTTGCAGACCTCTCAGCCAATGAccataaaaaaatgagaacCGCAAATGGGTGGTTCTCGTTTTTCATGGCTGTTGGAAACGTCTTGGGTTATGCTGCTGGTTCCTACTCACACCTTTACAGGATCTTCCCCTTCACAAGAACCAAAGCCTGTGATGTTTACTGTGCAAACCTCAAGTCGTGCTTCACTATCGACATTATGATCCTCCTGTTAGTGACTGTGACCGCGGTTACAACGGTGAAGGAGGATCCCTTAACCAAGCAAGTCCAAGAGGAAGAAACCAAAACACAGGCTGCTTTCGTTGGAGAGATTGTGACAGCTTTCAAGACTTTGAAGAAGCCAATGTGGATCTTGCTCCTTGTTACTTGCCTGAATTGGATAGCCTGGTTTCCGTTCTTGTTGTTTGACACTGATTGGATGGGGACAGAGGTTTATGGAGGCAAGGTCAAGGGAAATGCAAATCAAGTTAAGATGTACAGTGATGGAGTGCGAGCAGGTGCATTGGGGTTGATGATCAACTCGATCGTCTTGGGTCTAACTTCACTTGCGCTGGAACCTGTGGGCCGCTTGATTGGTGGTGTTAAAAACTTGTGGGCCATAGTGAACTTTATTTTGTGCGCTTGCTTGGCGTCGACGGTGTTGATTACCAAGATAGCTGAGGCTTGGAGGAAACACAATGGGGCCGATCTCGTGCATCCTCCTCTCAATATCAAAGGCTCGGCCTTGGCTGTGTTTGGACTTTTGGGTATTCCACTTGCG GTAACATTCAGCATTCCATTCGCTTTGGCGTCCATTTATTGTTCTAACGCTGGCGGTGGTCAAG GTCTCTCCCTAGGAGTGCTAAACATGTCAATAGTTATCCCACAG ATGTTTGTATCGGTAGTTAGCGGACCACTGGACGCAGCGTTTGGGGGCGGCAACTTGCCAGCCTTTGTATTGGGCTCCATGGCGGCTGCGGTTAGCGCGTTGCTGGCAATCTTGGCGCTGCCGAAACCACCCAAGCAAATATGTCTTTCCCCAGGAATGGGTGGTGGCCACTAA